The Streptomyces sp. NBC_00576 genome contains the following window.
GCCGGAGAGCTGAGCCGGGTACTTCGGTGCCTGCGAGGCGAGGCCGACGCGGTCGAGGAGTTCACGGGAGCGCCTGTCGGCCTCCTCCTTCTTGCGTCCACGCACCTTGACCTGGCCCAGCGAGACGTTCTGCAGGACGGTCTTGTGGGCGAAGAGGTTGAACGACTGGAAGACCATCCCGACTTCGGCACGGAGCCGTGCGAGAGGCTTGCCCTCGTCGGGCAGCAGCTGTCCGTCGAGTCTGATCGTCCCGGACTCGATCGGCTCCAGCCGGTTGATCGCCCTGCACAGAGTGGACTTGCCCGACCCTGACGGGCCGATGACCACGACCACCTCCCCCCTGCTGACGGTGAGGTTGATGTCCTGGAGAACATGCAGTTCACCGAAGTGCTTGTTGACTTCATGCAGCTCGATCAACGGATCGACAGCCATGCCCAGCCCTACTCACTTCTCAGCTGTGTCGTGGTCGCCGCAAACTATCCAGACGGGAGTGGACTTAATACCCGACACGCACTTCCGGGCATTAGCCGTATTTACGCCAAATGCGGTCCCCGTGCCTATGCCTCCGCGACCTCCGCGTACAACTGCGACAACTCGGGAGCTCCGCTGGACGCCCACTCATGACCGGAGGCGACGACATCGAACTCACGGCCCGACGACAGCCGTACGACGGGCTGGCCGTTCGGCCAGAAGTCCCAGGCGGCACCCGGGACCGTCCGCACGATGACCGTGCCGAGGTAGAGGCCCGCGTCGTTGCCGAGCCAGGACAGCGACTCCTCGTCGTCCCGCCAGCCCGGCAGCAACTGGTCCAGCGCCTCCAACGAGGCGGCGGAGTCGTCGAGTTCGACACCCGCCCCTTCCGCCTGGGAGCGCAGCAGCTCGCACTCGGAAAGAAGCCCGGCGACCGCCTCGGGATCCGGCTCGCCCTCGGAGAACACCGCCACACCTCGGGCGGGTCCATGCCTCTTGCGCCAGTTGCCCAGGAAAGGGATGTTCATACGTCCAGCCTGTCATTCACACCGCCGACCGCACCACAGGGCGCGCGGAGACGCCGGTTCCGGCCAAGTTCCCCGTGTCCTCCTGCCCGGTACGGCTCCCGCTTGACGGGCCCCCTGGTAGCTCTTTAGCTTCACACTGCACTGAGCGGAGGGCCGAGCGGACCGGGAGAACAGGCATGCGGCTAGGTGGCCGAGGCGAGCGGGCACCGGGAATCCGGAGTCTCTCGGGGCCGGGCATCATCCTCGCCCTGTGCGCGACACTGACACCCCTGTCGTCCACGGACCGGACAGCCGAACCCCTCCCCCTCACCCGGTACTTCGACAACACCGCCGTCAGCGACGACGCCCTCCCCGACGCCGCCGACTTCGACGGCTCGGGCGCCTCCCTGTCGGCCCAGGACCTGAACTCCGCCGGCTGGACCAGGGGCCGCGCCCTCACCGTCCAGGGCGCCCGGCTGACCTGGCCGCAGCGGGACCCGGGCGAGCCGGACAACGTCCGCGCCGCCGGCCAGCCCGTACGCGTCCATGGGGAGGGTGACGCCCTGGCGTTCCTCGTCGCCGGCACCAGCGGCTCCGAAGTGAGCGGCGCGGGCATGGTCTCGTACGCCGACGGCACGCAGTCCCCGTACTGGCTGACCGCCCCCGACTGGCGCGCCGGCCCCCTCGGCGCCAAGACGGTCGCGCTGCCGCACGTGAACACGCCCACTGGCCAACTCGCCGAGAAGGCACGGCTGTTCGTCGTCACCGTGCCGATCACACGAGGGCACGAGGTCGCCTCCGTCCGGTTGCCGTACGCGGCCGACCTGCATGTGTTCGCACTCTCGGTACGGCCCGACACGGCCGGCTGGACGGGCAGTTGGGCGGCACCGACCTCGACGTACGCGACCGTGGGCCCGTGGACCGACCGGACGTTGCGGCTGGTGGTCCACACGTCGGCCGGCGGGCCACGGGTACGGGTCCGCTTCGACAACACCTTCGCGTCGGCGCCGGTACGGATCGGCAGCGCGACGGTGGCCGTGCAGGCGACGGGCGCCACGGCGAGCGATACGCCGGTACCGCTGACGTTCCGAGGTGCGCGCGGCGCCGAACTCCCGGCCGGGGCACAGGCGTTCAGCGACCCGCTGGACTTCGCGGTGCCCGCGGACGCCAATCTGCTGGTGAGTTTCCATCTGCCCGGCACGGTGACGGCGGCCCCGCTGCACCAGCTCGCGCAGCAACGCTCGTACGTCAGTGAGCCGGGCGACCACACGGCGGACGGCTCCCCGACGCCGTACACCTCGACGCTGACGACGTGGCCGCTGCTGACCGGGGTGGACGTCGGTGACGGGCCGGGCTCGGTCGTGGTGCTCGGCGACTCGATCACCGACGGCCAGCGCTCGACCCTGGAAGCGAACCGGCGCTGGCCCGATGTGCTCGCCGACCGGCTGCGGGCCCAGAGCGCGGTTCCCTCCTACGGCGTCCTCAACCAGGGCATCTCCGCGAACCGTGTCCTCACCGACCGCTACCCGGGCGACGGCGTCTCGACCGACTCGGGCGGGGTGAGCGCCCTGCACCGCCTGGACCGGGACGTCCTCGCCCAGACCTCGGCGCGTACGGCGATCGTCTTCCAGGGCGTGAACGACCTGCGGACGGGTGCGGCGGCGGAGGATGTCATCGCTGGTCTGCGGG
Protein-coding sequences here:
- a CDS encoding amino acid ABC transporter ATP-binding protein, whose translation is MAVDPLIELHEVNKHFGELHVLQDINLTVSRGEVVVVIGPSGSGKSTLCRAINRLEPIESGTIRLDGQLLPDEGKPLARLRAEVGMVFQSFNLFAHKTVLQNVSLGQVKVRGRKKEEADRRSRELLDRVGLASQAPKYPAQLSGGQQQRVAIARALAMDPKVMLFDEPTSALDPEMINEVLEVMQQLAREGMTMVVVTHEMGFARSAANRVVFMADGRIVEDRSPEQFFTDPRSDRAKDFLSKILKH
- a CDS encoding DUF6278 family protein, with translation MNIPFLGNWRKRHGPARGVAVFSEGEPDPEAVAGLLSECELLRSQAEGAGVELDDSAASLEALDQLLPGWRDDEESLSWLGNDAGLYLGTVIVRTVPGAAWDFWPNGQPVVRLSSGREFDVVASGHEWASSGAPELSQLYAEVAEA
- a CDS encoding GDSL-type esterase/lipase family protein, with the translated sequence MRLGGRGERAPGIRSLSGPGIILALCATLTPLSSTDRTAEPLPLTRYFDNTAVSDDALPDAADFDGSGASLSAQDLNSAGWTRGRALTVQGARLTWPQRDPGEPDNVRAAGQPVRVHGEGDALAFLVAGTSGSEVSGAGMVSYADGTQSPYWLTAPDWRAGPLGAKTVALPHVNTPTGQLAEKARLFVVTVPITRGHEVASVRLPYAADLHVFALSVRPDTAGWTGSWAAPTSTYATVGPWTDRTLRLVVHTSAGGPRVRVRFDNTFASAPVRIGSATVAVQATGATASDTPVPLTFRGARGAELPAGAQAFSDPLDFAVPADANLLVSFHLPGTVTAAPLHQLAQQRSYVSEPGDHTADGSPTPYTSTLTTWPLLTGVDVGDGPGSVVVLGDSITDGQRSTLEANRRWPDVLADRLRAQSAVPSYGVLNQGISANRVLTDRYPGDGVSTDSGGVSALHRLDRDVLAQTSARTAIVFQGVNDLRTGAAAEDVIAGLRELAERVRARGVRVLVATIGPCGGEARCTSVVDGQRGAVNTWIREEAVSDGDSGSGSGFDGFVDFDAALRDPAQPTRLLPAYDSGDHLHPGDAGLAALAGAVELGALVP